The DNA window TTACATTACACGTGCAACAATTAATACCTCATGAACTCATTTCCTCATGGTATTTAGGCAAATTTCTTTACCTCTAGAACTCTCAAAGCCCAAAAATTTCCCCCAAACTTCAACTCTTACAAAATCATCAAGGCAACTACTCATGATTACATCAGAAAATGAATAGGCCCCAAAGCCAATGCATACTGGAAAACAACACTCCATATCCAAGTAAATTGACAAAGGATCTACTTAACTGGTGCCTTTAAAAGTACTACTTTCAGAAATCATTTGCTTTTAATCATTACTTTTACTGAATTCAAGAACTGATGTCTCAGTTACACTTTTCTTTCTATATATATCATCTTAAAAATCTCCTGTTAAAAAAGCCTACCATTATGAGATagcaaataataaaatattcaatttgaGAAGAAAAATTCAAAGCTCGCTTTCAAataaatttatggttttttttaccAAAACAAGCAGCAGTAAATTCAATCATCAACAAGACAAAAAATATCAAACCTGCAGACCCTCCACTGCTTCACGGTCAAATCCAGAAAAATCCTTGGCATCCTTTGACTTCAGCCAACTTGGCTTGCAACTGCTTAACAACCCATGCAAAACTAACAATAAGCGATCAAAAAGACTATCTCCAGACATTTCTGTGGATGCAACAACTGGCATCAGCTCCATGTCCCTCTTCAACTGTGCAAGATTAGAAGATAGGTCAACATCCTCATGCACAACCCTGCTTCCGAGTAATCGAAGTATTACAGAGGCAAGCATATTCCTCATGCTTCGTGCTGATGGTTCCCTGAATAATCCAACAATGAACCTTCGtaactaatttattaaataccaaaataagaTAATACTGCTTCCATAACATTGTTGCATCTGTATCAATTAGGATGGCAAAATTCTTTCCATTGGATAGTCAACATTCAATGAATTcccaaaaaatagaagaaaaaatgCAGAAAAAATTTGCTACCACTACTCTCATAAAAAGAAACAATGTAATCCTCACATTCAATTAACACCAACGGGGaagagaaatcaaataataaaaaattgctcACACTAAGATAATGCAAAAGATGTTCAAATCACATAAAAAGCATATCCAAGAAGTGAAGTTTTCAAtctaagaattttatgaattagtaATTCGAATAATAACATCAGCCTTTGAAGAGTGACAAATCattgaaataaaaacttaataccCTGAAAAACTAAGGCTTGCAATTACAAAGTACTATAAAAATGAGTCAGTATCATGGATCAACAACACAGAAAGAATTAAAGCTAATTTTCCAGGATCACTTTCAACAGATAAATGAAACTAGAAAGGCTTGAGCTGAGACGAGATTAACACAATTAACCATGGGGATTTCATAAAGAAAATTCAACAAGTAAACTAGTACCTATTCATTTCCAGAAGAAAGATGCATGTACTACTAGATAAACAAAACAAATTGACAGAACCTATGAATAGTTCATAGCAACAAGAAATCTGCTCAGTCTATCAGAAAAGGTCTCACAAAGCAGTAAAGCACAGATACTGATCATATCCTTATTTAAAGTTGAATAAAATCGAACACGCAGAAAAACATATCATATATTTACCCATCTGCACATATTATTGGCAGCAATCTCACAATAAACTGCAACCTCAATGACATAGAAGCTCGCAAAGCTGCAGGGGAAGGAGGCGGAGCAGACTCCACAGGAGCTGGTGTTCGTTTAGCCAATCCAGGGCTACCACCTCTTATGCCTTTGCgattgttaattttattagtaGGACCTTCAATTCCAGAAGAAGCAGTGCCAGTCTGCTTGCTTACACCACGAGTAACTGAGTTTATCTGTTGCTCAATGGTGTTAAACTGCTTTATCAAATCACTTGCAAAGGTATTGTGTGAGTCAGCAGAGCTTTGGTCTATGCAAGGAATAACTAATTCAATGAAAGCCTTCTCGGTTACATGCTGCTGATTGATACCAGAACCCTCAATATCGACTTGAGTGGACCCTTTCACACACCCCTTTGACTCCATGCCCTCCTCAATGACTTCGCCTTCCTCAAGAGATGTGACTTCAGACTTTCTCTTCTCTCCACTGTTTGTTACAGGATCAACACCAGAATAGGACCAACCCCAAGGCTTCCAGAACTGTGACTTGGTAGAAAGGTTTTTATTTTCAGCAATATTACTGAGCCGTTGCCTAACAGTTTTCCGTCCCAAAAGAACATCCAGGCCACCTAAGAACCATTTAGCCTGCATCAACATCGAATCCTCTAATGATCTCCCAAAAAGATGAACCACCTCTGAGAAAAGGGGAGCAGCATCAGGTCTGACCAACAATCTGGTAAGAATAATTTCGATGAAAACTTTCTCACTCTCAGAAGGAGTAGCTCTTTCAGAACTAGGTGAGGAAGAGCGAATAGCATCCACTATGGACATGTCATGATTCTCAATCTTATCAATAAGTGCTTGTTCATTTAAAAGGAGCCTTAACTCAACCCACTGCCAATGAAACTTCGCAGGTTGAAGAGTGTCCAATGCACAAACAAGCTTATCCAAAAGCTTAGATGTCTCTGCACGAAGAGCTTTAGACTCACTATGTCCAGAAACCCTATTCCCATCATCCTGTGTAAAAGCAGAGTTAGGCATTTTACAATCAATTATAGCATTTAGAAAGAGCCTTGCACGAAGAGGGACAAAGACCATGGATTTCAAATGCATGTCCAAACCATTCAACTCTAGCATGGCAGCAAACTCAGCATCAGTTGTATCTGCAGCTACAATATCATAAAAACCACGAGTATCCCTCATACAAACATCTCGAAAAGGCCTGTGTTTTATGGCATCACCAATGGCCACTGTTAAAGACTGATACAATTGATGAATATCTTCACTTCTTGCAGTATTACTGTTCAAGATGAATGGCTTCCATATCATAAATGCAAATATTGCATAAGCTGGTGGAAAGACCAAATTAATTGGGAGCAATCTCTGCATCCTTGAAAGAGCTAAAACTGATTGTTCACCCAAGAGCTCCAATACTAGTCCATCACAAACAGTTCTACAGTTCCCAACAAACAGCCGAAACAAGTGCACATATACTTCAACTGAGTTGTCCACCTTAAAAGCCCCAACAGATCGGGCATTACCATTAGAGCTGGTTTTTGTGCTCCTTACAAATTGAACAACATCCAATCCTTCCTTTAATCTTAAGACAGACACCATTCTCTCCAAGCTAATAACTCCATGAATAATGGCCCCAATGACAAGGGCAGAAACAGCAGCTGCCATTTTGGCAGTTCTCCCAAGAGTCGCTTTCGCAGAACTGTGCGAATTGTCATTAGACATGTTTGCATGAGAATCAAGAGAATCAGGAGACAACAATTGACCCCGAGAGGACTTTGCAGGAGCAAATGCTACAGCTAAAGCAGAAAAAGCCTCTGTTGCAAGAGCTATCTCAAATGCTTGGCTTTTGCGCTCTCCAAGAGCTTCCTTTAACAGGCATAGACATATTAAATGGATGTGCAATAAGCGCTTAGCAAAATTCAAGTAATTCATAGGCGGCTGATAATTTGAATAAGTGCTGCCGCTAGTAAAATCAGGTATCTTTGCTATGGTTGGTCCAACATTGCTAACAATGGCAGAAACAGCAGAAGACACCAAACCCGGGTCCCCTTCTTGAAAAGCACCACCGGTCTGCCTAAAACAGTCCATTAGTCCCATTATAATTTGTTGAGCAACTTGATAATCATCATCCCCTTTTTCAGTGGCAGGACTTCTTGGTGTGTTGGCAGCAAAATGTTTTCTCTCTTTGCCTAAGATATAGTGCAAGACATCATCAATACGACGCTGAACCATATCTCTCATGCTTACACCAGCTCTAGATAACCGTCCGACATTTATCCTTTGACGACAGTAATCATCAGGATCTTCAGTCCCAGCAGGAACTCCATGTGGAAATCCAAACTCTCCCTCTGTTCGTCCAGATTCAAGTTCAGACAAAAGTCTTTTATCGCAGGTCTCCTTGAAATTCTTCTCCCATTCAATCACACTGGCAATACTGCCATACCTCCTCAACAAATAACAAGCAAAAACTAGGGCTCCAGAACCTGTAATTCTTCCGTTAGTGGCCATAAATGAAGCAACATGACGCATTGTAGCAGACAGAGCTTCAGGCACAAGATCTgcggcaataagtatgttctcaTACCTGAACAAAATTCATTGTTAAGCATGTAAGACTACACGTGCAGGTCAAGAAACATAGACAACAATGACAATAGGTTTTTCCACAACAGGATTAGTGGCTTGATAGTCCGATCTTGAGCAATAAGACTAACTTTCAGGGAAGAAAAATATGTCTCCCAATCTTTCAGGACAGTTTACTAGATATCATACAATTCCAACCAGACACCCAAATAATGCATCATTCAACTATTTCATGCACTCGATAATACACATTCACAAACAAAGCCAGAATAGTTTGATTTAGAGAAATGGgtgagaaaagaagaaaaataggcTAAATTCATTGTTAAAGATCAAGAAAGGGCAATGGCATCAACTCATACTGCAACCCGATGGACACTAACAAAGCACCAACCTACAGAACCAATTTGACAGCCAGATATGTCTGTCATGAACAGTTTCATCAAATTAAGAGACAAAACAAATGATATTTTACCTTCGGAGAGATGATAAAAGATATGCTTCCCCCACTTCACAAGCATAGTTTTCCACATTCCTGGGCACCATTAGAATGTTTCTCCCACTATGAATGGAAGGACTGGGATTACTAATAGCTTTTGGCAACAACCAAAGGAGAAATTTGACAGCTGAAGCTGAATCACAAGAAACATCCAATAGATACAGAATGGCTGATAGCTCATCCTCACCAAGCTTCCATCTTAAGGGACTCTTCTCATCAGCTGCAACAAAGGGTCGACCATACTGGCTAGCCTTGGGGACAGATTTCTCTGACTCTTCAACAAGCTGCCTAACTACAGATAGCAACCAAATAGTGACAACCCTCTTCTCTACAAAGCGAAGCTGCTTTAAACCCCTCCCAATCGAAATAATATCTGCATGATGGGCTGTTCTGATCCCATCAACTGGCTTCAAATTTTCCACCTCAGTTCTATGATGTGGACAACTTATCTTGTTATCACAAACGTGACTTGTCGATGCTCCC is part of the Gossypium hirsutum isolate 1008001.06 chromosome D11, Gossypium_hirsutum_v2.1, whole genome shotgun sequence genome and encodes:
- the LOC107911520 gene encoding mediator of RNA polymerase II transcription subunit 12, with the translated sequence MQRYHAPSCTSAVNNSAIGGASVRDTPQADSSSLPPNFSLNSRRQSQLAPYKLKCDKEHLNSRLGPPDFHPQTQNCPEETLTRENVQHGYKDTIDGLEDSKEISLTQVQAFTKPVVLKCRDAIRKCLRAINESRAQKRKAGQVYGVPLSGSLLSKPGVFPEQRPCNEDFRKKWIEGLSLQHKPLCSLADQVPLGYKKRPLIEVLIRNNVPLLKATWFIKVTYLNQVRPGSAISSGAPDKTQLSRTELWTKDVIDYLQYLLDEFFSRNNSHSTQHGRDRLPQIHYAGSLQHRSDLAPAVIDGEEPSLHFKWWYVVRLLQWHHAEGLVLPSLIIDWVLNQLQEKDLLEILQLLLPIIYGVLETIILCQTYVRNLVGVAIRFIREPSPGGSDLVDNSRRAYTISALVEMLRYLIQATPDTFVALDCFPLPTCVLSLTPSDGGFLSKPSDDAAKKKYTADAYAVRGKGFDSQYQSLSFNHVVSTVEKRADNLAKGATAGYPSQSVAKAVQTLDKALLQGDVIDAYKHIFNDLYDGAVGEGWVAEVSPCLRSSLKWLQTVNLSLICSVFFLCEWATCDYRDFRTAPPSDVKFTGSKDFSQIYLAIQLLKLKMKELQKKLKKGRTSRKNTSQQNSYSSKDLLGDTHEAKSNGKGLNGRRRNFSDIFDSPGPLHDIIVCWIDQHEGHKGEGSKRLQLFMLELIRSGIFYPQAYVRQLLVSGIIDTNGPMADLNRSKRHQRILKQLPGQFMLNALEEARIAEGSELLEAINVYSNERLLVLQELFFDSYNNTNNSHALAKKLNCRPTLGRDVDSQVSCDKRRTVQASKTFRREVGLEELKASISVLLQFPSSSFCSADSGEDESQGSIKRSIGSTHSKMDSVEGTPGCEDCKRVKRLKLSEDETSCLKVYSPIPSDDDDTWWVRKGPKNLEGSKVDPLLKSTKQASRGRQKPVRKTQSLAQLAAARIEDSQGASTSHVCDNKISCPHHRTEVENLKPVDGIRTAHHADIISIGRGLKQLRFVEKRVVTIWLLSVVRQLVEESEKSVPKASQYGRPFVAADEKSPLRWKLGEDELSAILYLLDVSCDSASAVKFLLWLLPKAISNPSPSIHSGRNILMVPRNVENYACEVGEAYLLSSLRRYENILIAADLVPEALSATMRHVASFMATNGRITGSGALVFACYLLRRYGSIASVIEWEKNFKETCDKRLLSELESGRTEGEFGFPHGVPAGTEDPDDYCRQRINVGRLSRAGVSMRDMVQRRIDDVLHYILGKERKHFAANTPRSPATEKGDDDYQVAQQIIMGLMDCFRQTGGAFQEGDPGLVSSAVSAIVSNVGPTIAKIPDFTSGSTYSNYQPPMNYLNFAKRLLHIHLICLCLLKEALGERKSQAFEIALATEAFSALAVAFAPAKSSRGQLLSPDSLDSHANMSNDNSHSSAKATLGRTAKMAAAVSALVIGAIIHGVISLERMVSVLRLKEGLDVVQFVRSTKTSSNGNARSVGAFKVDNSVEVYVHLFRLFVGNCRTVCDGLVLELLGEQSVLALSRMQRLLPINLVFPPAYAIFAFMIWKPFILNSNTARSEDIHQLYQSLTVAIGDAIKHRPFRDVCMRDTRGFYDIVAADTTDAEFAAMLELNGLDMHLKSMVFVPLRARLFLNAIIDCKMPNSAFTQDDGNRVSGHSESKALRAETSKLLDKLVCALDTLQPAKFHWQWVELRLLLNEQALIDKIENHDMSIVDAIRSSSPSSERATPSESEKVFIEIILTRLLVRPDAAPLFSEVVHLFGRSLEDSMLMQAKWFLGGLDVLLGRKTVRQRLSNIAENKNLSTKSQFWKPWGWSYSGVDPVTNSGEKRKSEVTSLEEGEVIEEGMESKGCVKGSTQVDIEGSGINQQHVTEKAFIELVIPCIDQSSADSHNTFASDLIKQFNTIEQQINSVTRGVSKQTGTASSGIEGPTNKINNRKGIRGGSPGLAKRTPAPVESAPPPSPAALRASMSLRLQFIVRLLPIICADGEPSARSMRNMLASVILRLLGSRVVHEDVDLSSNLAQLKRDMELMPVVASTEMSGDSLFDRLLLVLHGLLSSCKPSWLKSKDAKDFSGFDREAVEGLQNELDSMQLPEMIRWRIQAAMPILFPSFHNTVSCQPPSVPIGALSLLQPSICVPGSYTGTINPSQRQVASARNANNMPGKSKSVLSQENDMEIDPWTLLEYGAGSGPSSSSTAAIGGSDNANLRASSWLKGAVRVRRTDPSYIGAVDDDS